In the genome of Palaemon carinicauda isolate YSFRI2023 chromosome 15, ASM3689809v2, whole genome shotgun sequence, one region contains:
- the LOC137654375 gene encoding proline-rich protein 36-like, whose product MIWLGAAVKQSPTLAEVDPLSIVDVVVAEASGELSQTSARGDPAVAESLVPPSVHPSRVELSPTVSPAGDSPPRGSSPTETLLRRTADGQPADPTAPRGRISRKARLLLRRRGLPSPHKGVGRRLFGSSSPQSAAEEPRHRSPTLPATTLDLSADCSRSPSVEGRPYKGHADLPPVRPADLPSPFLAADELWAPMHPVVKQATVSSGYQGRMHKLVHTSLTRQVSPACQRSPAHKHSSAEAAPVKVRHARQRSPARPRSSDLGAVGKIPDRSRDFTSPSSFQANPPLVTPPRDRSIPFPPEGVSDSTAVNQQPWFGSLVRAVMQAFKPVLSELGHKSVAASTPLKRKRGVSNVVTSLRAKPTPRKSLKASSPPPPQTFTPSPLDEDFPSSGELREVRRSPFSPMREIPPRAGKSSRVWVEKSLPPSLLESCILPRRESKDSKTVPKSSSRLRPDPAKHLENVHESPQEEPLGTGDFAASPSGGELQESEHAFWQVLTLMRNLNGFADPEIPLVRAKTRSWTESLGLKTPKGSAALPWSQGVKSARDKVKSPALQACLLQPIQRWQQTPPTSSCPEEVL is encoded by the coding sequence ATGATttggttgggggccgctgtcaaacaatcgccgactttagcagaggttgatcctctgtctatcgtcgacgttgtcgtggcagaggcttccggtgagttatctcaaacctctgcccGTGGTGATCCTGCTGTAGCTGAaagcttagttcctccctctgtacatccttcgagggtggaactaagtccaacggtctctcctgccggtgattctccccctcgggggagttcaccgacagagactcttcttcggaggactgctgatggtcagcccgctgaccccacggcccccagagggcgtataagtcgtaaagcccgccttcttcttcgccgtagaggccttccttcacctcacaagggtgttgggaggcgcctctttggttcatcgtcaccgcagtccgccgcagaggaacctcgccatcgttctccgactctcccagctacaaccctggacctctctgcagattgttcgcgatctccttcggtggaaggtcgtccttacaaaggacacgccgaccttccacccgtcagacctgctgacctgccgtcgccgttcctggctgctgacgaaCTGTGGGCGCCAATGCATCCCGTTGTAAAACAGGCAACGGTCTCTTCGGGGTATCAAGGGCGTATGCACAAGTtagtgcatacgtcccttacgcgccaggtctctcctgcgtgccaacgctcacctgcgcacaaGCATTCATCAGCAGAAGCAGCTCCTGTTAAAGTGCGccatgcgcgccaacgatctcctgcacgcccacgatcttctgatctgggcgcagtggggaagattccggataggtccagggactttacttctccttcatcttttcaggcgaacccccctttggtaactcctcctagggatcggtcgatccccttccctccagagggagtttctgacagcacagctgtcaatcagcagccttggtttgggtccctggtcagagcggtcatgcaggctttcaagcctgttctctctgagctgggccacaaatcagtggcagcttctactcccctgaagaggaagagaggagtgtcgaacgtggtaacttctctaAGGGCGAAGccgactcctcgtaagtccttgaaggcctcctcacccccccccccccagactttcactccttcccctttggacgaagattttccgtcctcaggggagttacgcgaggtgaggcgttcccccttcTCACCAATGAGGGAAatcccacctcgcgctggaaagtcttctcgggtatgggtggagaagagcctcccaccatcgttgttggagtcctgtatccttcccaggagggagtcgaaggactccaagactgtgccaaagtcatcttcaaggcttagaccGGACCCAGCCAAGCActtggagaacgtccacgagtccccccaagaagagcctttggggacaggagacttcgctgctagcccttcaggaggagagctgcaggagtcagagcatgcgttctggcaggttctgacccttatgaggaatctcaatgggtttgcggatccagagatccccctcgtgagggcaaagacacggtcttggaccgagtctttgggactcaaaaccCCAAAGggtagtgcggctttgccctggtctcaaggggttaagagtgccagagacaaggtcaaaagcccagctctccaagcttgcctcctccagccgatccagcgctggcaacaaactcctcccacctcctcgtgtccagaggaggtactttga